One window from the genome of Streptomyces cadmiisoli encodes:
- a CDS encoding acyltransferase family protein has product MLHVVRKGADRIGSAADRIDSATPVDRDRAVDALRAFAILGVVLGHWLVTALVADGGVLRASSPLRYMPWLAPISWVFQTLAVFFLVGGHVATRSHASARARGTTYGRWLADRLARLFVPVAAVIALWASATVGLLLTEAEFTTVRTLVKLALSPLWFLLVLAALTAATPLLTRVNPLWPLAVVLHVDLVRFGFGGPSWLGWVNVVAGWLVPYTLGAAWTRGELERRRAGWILLVGGAGAAVVLVAWAGYPASMVGVPGEAVSNLNPPTLAAVAFGLAQCGLALLLRERLRRVMCRPSAWAAVALLNLSAMTVFLWHQTALMATTATGLLAGRLPGLHTLPDDLTWVAARLVWLPVFVLALVLCQGAFRSRGPDPARPGRATRPVRGTRSVRGTRTGRATRSRVIRLNRGRPDHPTTEEPHRARPATPSV; this is encoded by the coding sequence GTGCTGCACGTCGTGCGGAAGGGAGCCGACCGGATCGGCTCGGCCGCCGACCGGATCGACTCGGCCACGCCCGTCGACCGGGACCGCGCGGTCGACGCCCTGCGGGCCTTCGCGATCCTCGGCGTGGTGCTCGGCCACTGGCTGGTGACCGCGCTGGTGGCGGACGGCGGCGTGCTGCGCGCGTCCAGCCCGTTGCGGTACATGCCGTGGCTCGCCCCGATCTCCTGGGTCTTCCAGACTCTCGCCGTGTTCTTCCTGGTGGGTGGGCACGTAGCCACCCGGAGCCACGCCTCGGCGCGAGCACGCGGTACGACGTACGGCCGGTGGCTGGCCGATCGGCTCGCCAGACTCTTCGTGCCGGTGGCCGCGGTCATCGCCCTGTGGGCGTCGGCCACGGTCGGGCTCCTGCTCACGGAGGCCGAGTTCACCACCGTGCGCACCCTGGTGAAGCTCGCCCTGTCGCCCTTGTGGTTCCTGCTGGTGCTCGCCGCGCTGACCGCCGCGACGCCGCTGCTCACCCGGGTCAATCCGCTCTGGCCACTGGCCGTCGTGCTCCATGTGGACCTGGTGCGCTTCGGCTTCGGCGGCCCCTCCTGGCTGGGCTGGGTGAACGTGGTCGCGGGCTGGCTCGTGCCGTACACCCTGGGCGCGGCCTGGACCCGGGGCGAGCTGGAGCGTCGCCGGGCCGGGTGGATCCTGCTGGTCGGCGGGGCGGGGGCGGCCGTGGTGCTGGTGGCCTGGGCCGGGTATCCCGCGTCGATGGTCGGAGTGCCGGGCGAAGCGGTCTCCAACCTCAACCCGCCGACCCTGGCAGCCGTCGCCTTCGGGCTGGCCCAGTGCGGTCTCGCCCTGCTGCTGCGCGAGCGGCTGCGCCGGGTGATGTGCCGGCCGTCGGCCTGGGCCGCGGTCGCCCTGCTCAACCTCTCCGCGATGACGGTGTTCCTGTGGCACCAGACCGCCCTGATGGCGACCACGGCGACGGGACTGCTCGCCGGCCGCCTGCCCGGCCTGCACACCCTCCCCGACGACCTGACCTGGGTCGCGGCCCGCCTCGTCTGGCTCCCGGTCTTCGTACTCGCCCTCGTGCTGTGCCAGGGAGCGTTCCGCTCCCGCGGACCGGACCCCGCCCGACCCGGAAGAGCGACTCGACCCGTACGCGGCACGCGCTCCGTACGCGGCACTCGAACCGGACGAGCCACCCGCTCCCGGGTGATCCGTCTGAACCGTGGCCGTCCCGATCACCCCACCACCGAGGAGCCGCACCGTGCCCGGCCGGCGACACCCTCTGTCTAG
- a CDS encoding alpha/beta hydrolase, with protein sequence MRPSGRRRGRWRRPFLALLVTAAVVLPLSAAAQPRIPAPAPARLAPLTASTLDEAYAANRANAAEAARTAEAHGHHRRAAADRAMAEPSRTLLAFDGGGTGRVTEVLGDLARAERVAVLVPGSDTGLDTYARFRAAAAALHERLAREAADGIRTAVVAWLGYETPGTVSTTALTTTEADRAAPDLRRFIRGLHTIAGPGTRVTLVCHSYGSVVCAGAASAAAVDDIDDIALIGSPGTGARSAAALRTTARVWAARGTDDWIAHVPHVSADFFGTKVGFGTDPVSPAFGARVFAAGDGGHSDYFSPGSVSLTNLARIVLGDTSEVTRG encoded by the coding sequence ATGCGCCCGTCGGGTCGTCGGCGCGGGCGGTGGCGTCGGCCGTTCCTCGCCCTGCTCGTCACCGCCGCGGTGGTGCTCCCGCTGTCCGCCGCTGCCCAGCCCCGGATCCCGGCCCCGGCGCCCGCACGCCTCGCCCCGCTGACGGCATCCACCCTCGACGAGGCGTACGCCGCCAACCGGGCCAACGCGGCGGAAGCGGCGCGGACGGCCGAGGCCCACGGCCATCACCGCCGCGCCGCCGCCGACCGCGCGATGGCCGAACCCTCCCGCACCCTGCTCGCCTTCGACGGCGGTGGCACGGGCCGCGTCACCGAGGTCCTCGGCGACCTCGCCCGCGCCGAGCGCGTCGCTGTCCTCGTCCCGGGCTCCGACACCGGCCTCGACACGTACGCCCGTTTCCGCGCGGCGGCCGCCGCCCTGCACGAACGGCTCGCCCGCGAGGCCGCCGACGGCATCCGCACGGCCGTGGTCGCCTGGCTCGGGTACGAGACACCGGGCACCGTCAGCACCACCGCCCTCACCACGACCGAAGCCGACCGCGCCGCGCCCGACCTCAGGCGGTTCATCCGCGGGCTGCACACCATCGCGGGCCCGGGCACCCGCGTCACGCTGGTGTGCCACTCCTACGGCTCGGTGGTCTGCGCGGGCGCCGCGTCCGCCGCCGCCGTGGACGACATCGACGACATCGCCCTGATCGGCAGCCCCGGCACGGGTGCGCGATCGGCGGCGGCCCTGCGCACCACCGCCCGTGTCTGGGCGGCACGCGGCACCGACGACTGGATCGCCCACGTCCCGCACGTCAGCGCCGACTTCTTCGGAACGAAGGTCGGCTTCGGTACCGATCCGGTGTCACCGGCCTTCGGCGCGCGGGTCTTCGCGGCCGGCGACGGCGGGCACAGCGACTACTTCTCACCGGGCTCCGTCTCGCTGACCAACCTCGCCCGGATCGTCCTCGGCGACACCTCGGAGGTGACCCGTGGCTGA
- a CDS encoding alpha/beta hydrolase family protein — protein sequence MPDAAEPENVPARDAAARAAAEEESAFSHAPVDPDSTAAYGDHPDQVIDFYAPCGAEPAGPASAPLVVVLHGGAWRAPYDRRHISPFASFLARRGFAVASVEYRRGAAVPGPGEAPGAPGEAETGSGSAPGGTGPIAGRWPETFDDVAAALDALPALLREVLPQADPRRTVITGHSAGGHLALWAAARHVLPAGSPWRTDRPAPLRGVVALAPIADLAVADKLEVCGGAVRQLLSGTGSGGEFAERRPFADPALLLPTGIATTLVQGRADEDVPQAVAESYADAAAKAGEVVGLTLLEDVGHFPLIDPAADACAVVAEEIAQLAW from the coding sequence ATGCCGGACGCCGCAGAACCGGAGAACGTCCCTGCCAGGGACGCGGCCGCCCGTGCCGCCGCGGAAGAGGAGTCGGCCTTCTCGCACGCGCCCGTCGACCCGGACTCCACCGCCGCGTACGGCGACCACCCCGACCAGGTGATCGACTTCTACGCCCCGTGCGGCGCCGAGCCCGCCGGGCCGGCGTCAGCCCCGCTCGTGGTGGTCCTGCACGGCGGCGCCTGGCGTGCGCCCTACGACCGCCGGCACATCAGCCCCTTCGCGAGCTTCCTGGCCCGGCGCGGGTTCGCCGTGGCCAGTGTCGAGTACCGGCGCGGGGCGGCAGTGCCGGGCCCGGGGGAGGCTCCCGGGGCTCCCGGGGAGGCGGAGACGGGTTCCGGATCGGCTCCGGGCGGGACGGGTCCGATCGCCGGGAGGTGGCCGGAAACGTTCGATGATGTCGCCGCCGCGCTCGACGCCCTCCCCGCGCTCCTGAGGGAGGTCCTGCCGCAGGCGGACCCGCGCCGCACGGTGATCACGGGCCACTCGGCGGGCGGCCACCTGGCGCTGTGGGCGGCGGCCCGGCACGTACTGCCGGCCGGCTCGCCGTGGCGGACCGACCGGCCGGCACCGCTGCGCGGCGTGGTCGCGCTCGCGCCGATCGCCGACCTCGCGGTGGCCGACAAGCTGGAGGTCTGCGGCGGGGCGGTACGGCAACTGCTGTCCGGGACCGGTTCCGGCGGGGAGTTCGCCGAGCGCCGGCCGTTCGCCGATCCGGCGCTCCTGCTGCCCACGGGCATCGCGACCACGCTGGTCCAGGGCCGCGCCGATGAGGACGTCCCGCAGGCGGTCGCCGAGTCGTACGCGGACGCTGCGGCGAAGGCGGGCGAGGTCGTCGGCCTGACCCTGCTGGAGGACGTCGGCCACTTCCCGTTGATCGACCCGGCGGCCGACGCGTGCGCCGTGGTGGCGGAGGAGATCGCGCAGCTGGCGTGGTGA
- a CDS encoding TetR/AcrR family transcriptional regulator, with product MPVEPGTVRPGGRTARVRAAVLRAAEDVLAERGFARLDLADVARRAEVGKTTVYRRWGSVTGLVADLLADMAERPLPRQDTGTVLGDLRAEALLVQRTLADPRQEALLRAVIAAAACDERTAAALRHLHDVRVAEWAPCVEQGLARGELPRGTDPHAVVRAVSAPLCYGVLTSGLVPDVPAAERAAQAAYTAAAAGVYVVE from the coding sequence ATGCCCGTGGAACCCGGCACCGTGCGTCCCGGCGGTCGCACCGCACGCGTGCGTGCGGCCGTGCTGCGGGCGGCCGAAGACGTGCTGGCCGAGCGGGGGTTCGCCCGTCTCGACCTCGCGGATGTCGCCCGCCGGGCGGAGGTCGGCAAGACCACCGTGTACCGGCGGTGGGGGTCCGTGACGGGGCTGGTGGCGGATCTGCTGGCGGACATGGCCGAGCGGCCGCTGCCGCGACAGGACACCGGAACCGTGCTGGGGGACCTGCGGGCCGAGGCGCTGCTGGTGCAGCGGACGCTGGCGGATCCTCGGCAGGAGGCGCTGCTCCGGGCGGTGATCGCGGCGGCCGCGTGCGACGAGCGGACGGCCGCGGCGCTGCGGCACCTCCACGACGTACGGGTGGCGGAGTGGGCGCCGTGCGTCGAACAGGGGCTGGCCCGCGGTGAGTTGCCGCGGGGGACGGACCCGCACGCGGTGGTGCGGGCCGTGTCGGCGCCGCTCTGCTACGGAGTGCTGACGAGCGGCCTGGTCCCCGACGTCCCCGCCGCGGAGCGCGCGGCGCAAGCCGCGTACACGGCCGCCGCGGCGGGGGTGTACGTCGTCGAGTGA